A region of the Cydia strobilella chromosome 18, ilCydStro3.1, whole genome shotgun sequence genome:
CCTCCTCTCctctctcccatattcctccccgagtccctgtccagagcccTGTCTTCTCCACAAGGCTCCAGCCAACTGCCTAAcctcgtcttcccatctcattttttgttAGCTAGTTGTTCTTAGTCTACTTTGTCCTTGCTGAAGAGGTTACCTTCTTTATAATCAACTGTGTAAACTGTATTGATACCATTACCTAATCATATGAGATACTGATCAAAAACAATGAGCATCCAAAAGAAAGTGAGACATCAATCTAGGTAATATCAATCAGaatgacaacaaaataaatctaACTAACAAGTCTAGTAAGTTTTAGTAAAGTCCATTTTCCCTTGTTCAACAGAGGACCATACAAGAGTAATCGTTCGGGAAGGTGAAACCCTCCGCATCAGCTGCAACCCCTCCGGCAAGCCGGAGCCTGGCGTCGAGTGGCGTAAAGCTGATGGATCTGCTATTATACAGGTAGTAAACATCATACTTCAAACGTAACCATCCAAATATTAATAACCGTACTTTGGAGTAGAGACCACGAGCAGCCGAACGTAATATGGGACGTGCTCAGATAATATATTCTTATTAGGCTTTATTCGCGAAATCGATATATCGCGGTGGACGTAAGTGTGAGATCTTAATAATCCCAATTATCACAGATGTTATCCTCAAATTCGAAAGGTATCTTGTCATTTAACGCGCAAGCTAAATTGCAAAGTTGTCACATCGCGTAATATTAACGTTATAAACCTTCAGGGTTCTTGGCGTGATGCGTCCGTGAGTGGACCGCAGTTGAGCATACCGCACGTGTCCCGCTGGCATACGGGCCGCTACGTCTGCCTTGCCAACAACGGTCTACTACCATCTGCCAATCAGACCACCGACGTGGAAGTTTACTGTAAGTCTGTCTGTCCAGGAGAGCCTGTAGTTGAATATCCTACGTGTCCCGCTAATGAGCCTCTACGTGTGCCTCGCCAAAAATGGGCTGCTGCCAACCAGACCACCGTCGTGGAAGCCTATTGTGAGCCTCTGGAATCAGAGACCCTAGAGTGACGGAACAGTTAGTCTGAACGTCTGATCGGGAGAAGCGGTCCTCCGCCGCAGATAGGTAATGTCAATATAAGATGACGTAAGTACCTTCAAGACCGAAaaatatcctttttagggttccgtacccaaagggtaaaaacgggagcctattactaagactcagctctctgtctgtctgtccgtctgtcaccaggcatctcatgaactgtgatggctagacagttgaaattttcacagatgatatatttctgttgccgctataacaacaaatactaaaaacagaataatataaatatttaagtggggctcgtgcaacaaacgtgatttttttgccgtttttttcgtaatagtacgaaacccttagtgcgcgagtccaactcgcacttggccgggttttttatcATGATACCGTATCTGTAATATTAGTgaaatcttgttttttttcCAGTCAGTCCTTTCATCCGTGTCCATAACAATATTGCCTACGTGTTCAATAAAACGGCAAAGATTCAGTGTGAGGTGAGTATAGTACACATTTAATTCTGCTTAAACTATCAACTTATCTGCTTTGCCTAAAGCTTGATTAAATAAATAGGAAGAAGCCTACCTACTAAGGTCCTGCCAATATTCGTTACATGGAACTAAAACCAATCACAGCAGAATATGTTATCCGATTTTTAGCAGTATTAAAAAGCCAAGAATGGTttccagatttttttttaatactacgtccgTGGCAAACAGGCATactgcccgcctgatgttaagcagtctccatagcctatgtacgcctgcaactctagaggtgttacatgcgcgtggccgaccctaacactccgcaccgtTGAGCTTTGGCAACCTtatcaccggcaggaacacaactaTACATATAGTTTAAATTTCAATACTTATCCTAAATAAATCAGTTAGCAGAAGATTTTCTGCTTAGCTCGGCAATAAAGCACTTAAGCAATTATGCTACAGTCCTGATTCCAATCACCCGTAGTTCCGTTGTTTCCGCTGCAACGTTCCTTGCTATGAGGAAAATGAATTTCCTGGAGTCAACAGTAAAAGGCCCTCGAGGTAGGGAAATTACAAGTGAAgtttttatatcgtttgaacctATTTAATTTCGTTCGTATTTAGCGTCTTTACTTTAGGTTAGTAACCGCGCAGCACTTCTacatctttttattaaaaagcgaagaattattgcaaaaactcaaaaaccgACCATGTTCAAAATAGTTTTCATTAAAAGTTTTTGTTAAGCTGAATTACCACTGAATTATCACTGGTTTTTCTTTTCATAATATTAGAATCATGGTTCAAAAATTTGTGGGGGGGGGGACACTATTTTTTTAAGCAATTATTTCCGTGAAAATTCACattatcaaaacaaaaaaaaataccataacCCCCATCGCTTTGCCTATttagtagtaaaaaaaatgtatactttttaatttttgtggctgcgtaggtaattaatgtaaataccCATGCCGATTTGCAACACTAGCGGTCGCGGTCTCTGATCAGACAGACAGAAAAAAGCATTAATTCATCAACGCTCTTTGCCAGGTCCAAGCCTGGCCTGAACCCGTCCTGGCCTGGGAGACGGACACAGGCACCATCGAAGGCGCCCGCTACCGCACCGAAGTGGTCCCCACACGAGAACCCTGGCGATGGATCATGAAACTCGAAATACATGGAGTCAAGGAGCACGACCTGAAGCAGTACAGCTGCGTGGCCAAGAACGAAGTGAAGAATCAGACTGCTGATGGAATTAGAGGCAATATACAGCTGCTGTGTGAGTGTTTATTAATCTTTTTCTCAGTCCATCACTGTTGGCAAAGTGAGACCGCGGTTATTGCAGTGATTCCAAGGTGTCGTCTTCTTCGTCTCTTCCCTCAAACCCACAATGGGCAGCGTTAAACCGCTTTTAGACTGCCTCCGCTATTTCTTGGGCACTATGTCTCGTGTACGCCTCCCTGCACCCTCTGAGTGCCCTAACGCCTTTCACATCGCCCTATCTGGGAAATAACGTAGTCTATAACGGGTTTTAGCGAGACGGTTAAACTTTGTCCCATCCCCCTTGTCGGTGAAGTTTGGTACAGGTTTGGGTACAGGCCGTTTTTAACAGTTACCATATTAAATAGTAATGGTGATGGGTAATGCGAAAGGAAATACGTAAAAACAGGAAAAATGCGTGAGTATGTTGGTACCACAAAAGAGTTTATCAGCAATCTTCCTGTTCCAGACCCGAACCGCAACATGACGATGCCGCCACAGGAGCACCCCGTAGATTTCGGGgaccccccgcccccgcccacGTCCCTGGACGACATCTGCCCCGTCAACCAAGGTCATGACTGTCCCACCTGTCCGCGATGTGATCGCAGCAAGATCTTCATCTCGCCTCTTATTTCTAATATGACGAATAGACCTAGGAGGAATACGAGTAAGTCATTACAAGTCTTAAGTACCTACACATAGTTTAGTAGTAATCAAAacctagtaatttttttttgtataattcgaGTATGTATTAAAAACACATCacatcactttattgtacacaacacctatagggctaagatggtcggtttttatcatctgtcattatgcctgtcacgttctaacaagtatgtaagtgcgaaagtgacgtaTGACATgataagtgataaaaatgcgaccatgaatACCGCCGCAGGatcacataaaattatatacgCATACGCAGCTTTGAGATCTCAGACAGGATAACCCGCCATTTTTCAAACAGAACCTAAATACtcctgcagcggtatcatggtcgcgtttttatcacctgtcccGTCATGACATAGTTGTTAGAACgtaacaggcatggtgacaaatgataaagagctgGCCATCTTAGCCTTTCTAGAAAGCTATTTATTGATATCtctatttttgatttaaatactCGGAATTCTTGACTTTTGTAAGCTATGTAGAAAAGTAGGGTTGTTTTGATCCACTAAACATTCTCTACCCAATAAATCACATAACATTTctagttaatttatatttttaagatctTTACGCCAAATATATTTAGGCTTAGGTATTTGAGGTTAGACATTACTTAGGAGTAACTATTACGAGTAAGTACTCTCAAAGTCTCCTACCTCCCATTTGCAGATTGTCAACTCTATGCTATTGGGAAACCAGTCTACCACCGATTTAAAGACGAAATGTTTGGAGCATGGCTTCGAGATTCAAATTCTTCAGAAGCTCAGGTAGATACTTGTCCCTATCTATAAAGGGACTTTTCCATTGTAAAAACCCGCATAACTCGCATAAGTAAGATAAACTTTTCcatttatttagtaataatttattactcatgtcaaaaaataaatagattttagTTAGGTAATTGGTTGTCACCTGcccatgtaaagcctgaccagtaatatatgatcattgtcaagggggcgctgttcattctcatgtatagggtgacagttcatatAGTATGACAAAATTAGCTCCAgagaaattccgcaacatggtgcgtgatcatatattcctggtcaggctttaacatttatttagttTCTCTTCCAAGGATAACTTTCGTCCTTTTTCAGAAGGAGAAACTTTGGACGACGCAGGAGAACGACGTAGAACGTTTGAGAGAATACTGGAGTAAGgcgaggtttaaaaacgaccaAGTTGACCAGCCACATAAACTTCAGAGACCTTTCTTcgtaagataattatttaacaCGAGACAGAAATGAATAAATAGCGAACTTTCAGATATTAATTAGTAGATACAAcagaaacataaaaatatttataattaatattattatgcaaataataataaaataaaaataaaaatacaaattatttattttcagacagttacagtccatagttgttagtattaacttacaggctatgttatgttacagaacagcaaatctctttttaattttttctaacAATTTATCGACTTCTCCTTATCGTATCTCATAAAATGTCATGCTGAGATGAAATACAAGGAATATGAGGTGCCATAAGTTTCATTTTGAGGAGACACATATTGCTTTGAGGAGTTTGAGGTGATATTTATACTTATACATGCATGCGTTTAGGTTTCGATTCTAACTTTGCTTCTTTTTCCTTCTCTTTCTAGGGCAATGGTCACATCGTGTACAGCGGTTCCTTCTTCTACCAAGCCAACGACTCTGGCAAGCCGGGCGACATCATGCGTTACGATCTGACGCAGAGCCGCATCAAGTTCGTGCAGCTGCCGCATCGTGGCGGCCGACTTTATACGTCGCAGCATAACCAGGTTAGTCATTGCCGTTGTGAGAGTCATCGATATcaacatcattattatcattatggCCAGTATTATTGTCACCAAGATGAACATCATTATCGTCTTCATGATTATATATTGTTTTCAACACAATCCAATATTATCAGCAGCAGTTATCAGCAGGGACTCTTGAATTGCTCTTTTTACCTAGCGTTTTGCTTTAACTGATGTCTTTGTTGTTACAGGTTGATTTCAGTGCAGATGATAATGGACTCTGGGCAATTTACTCTTTAGAAGATTCTAACAACACTGCCGTTGCTAAGGTGAAAATTCTATCTTCTCCTTTCTATCTTTTACGACgtcataatgtttattttgctCGTGGGTTGCTGAAAACTTTCGCGATTGCAATATGTCAGagttataataaatacttacatgTATACATTTATATAATACTAATACGTACTATTATCGATATTTTTTGTTTCCAGTTAAGTTTTGATCCCAACAAGGACGACTTGAATATAGATTATATCTGGAACATCTCTTTAAATCATAAACAAGTAAGTGAATAAGCTCTAATTTTAATGAGCAATTACCAAACCAGATTTACGAACACCCCAGCCAGTAGCATgtctaattttaaattattttgaattgTTAGTCAGCTTGAGTCGTTGCCAAattttagaatttatattttagtGTAGTTTAAACTTCAAAGTTTGACAATTCAAGTTTAGCCTATCAGCGTGTAGCCAAATCATTGAAACGTAGGATTTCcaaatttaataagtaggtaatgaATATTCATTGGTGCAACAAAAGAGCaaagtttgtttttgtttcgaGTTCTAATTTTAAGTCCCTAGCAAATTAGAATCTTGAGGGTATCGAGGGACTCAAAAGCACAAGACTTAAATAGCTTTGTTCTCTAATCAGTACTTAAAGTGCGACATagaagttaaataataaaattccatGCAAAATTGTTGCCACgtattttacgtcaaaaatgtgacagttacgaagaaagtggcgccctcatttaatttctactcttttatgTCTCACTTGTATTTGTCAATTTGTCttatgtttgtcaaaggactgccttatttcaaacatagagagaatcatactatctttgtcttacactatgtAGTATTAagacccaaaagaaaaggataagtatagtattttttttgttcttatttactgccaatttggtttttAGGTAGGCGAAATGTTCATAGTTTGCGGTGTGCTGTACGCCCTCGATTCTGCTACGGAACGGGAGAGCAAAGTCAGTGTGGCTATAGACCTCTATCAAAACAAGCAGTTAGAAGTGTCTCTACCGTTCACCAACCCCTTCCGGAAAACCACACAACTGGGATATGATCATACACACAAGGTAAATCTTCCCTTCTaacaaaaaatatggttgtctgtaaagtcggtttgcggacgataattttgcgtgacatAACGTCATAAGACAACATTGataaaaaattgcattttatttatgaattgaattgaattattctGTCCACAAATTGGCCGtattaccatggagatctgtccacaacgttaccatggagatatgtctccaacgtgacactttttcgtgcatgctaccggtgttcatcgatttataagacgttatcacgtaaAAAACAGAGAGAGCTAAGCTAAATCAGTCCAGGCAAAGACTTGAGACAAGCGATGATGATACCATCTCTTTCGGATGAATAAAACTACTCGTATGCCCACAGCGCATCTTTAATACGAGCAGACACAGGCAAGCCATTCAGTGGGGACAACATTAGTGACATCTAAACGTAAAACGTAGAAATACTTGTCTTATACCAAAGTTTATTTAGCTGTTGCTCTGCAAgctaatacatataaataaacaaaaacaaaaaaggcTTTATCTAATTCCACACATTATGAACATtgcctaaaaaaataaattatagctaacatagggtagggtaggaaacagtggctcagctcgaacagtggctcagtcgccccaatatcgtctctatcatgttggaattaggttgagttagccactgtacccggctatttttttccgatccactgtttcctaccataccctacttaattattaattttacaaaataacttaattGCTATCACTATGATTGGTGGACCTCTTCGCGAGTAAAGGCCTCTCCCAGCCTCTGTCATTCTGAGCGGTCCTGCGCTACATCTTGCCGTGCAGTATGGTGTCGGTGACGTTATCAACCTATCTTGTGGTTGGTCTGCCAGATTTTCTTCTTCCTTGTGGCCCTTTCCATAGTGTCACACGTTTGGTCCATTTTTGATCAAAcctaaaactcaaaaaaattggTCCCTATGAGCCCTCTTCATGAGTCATGAGTGTCACCTcaacaatacaatttttttccaTTGTTACAGGAACTATATTCTTGGGACCGCGGCAACCAGCTCACATACCCAGTCAGAGAAAGAGATGTAGGACAGTGAAAACTTagtaaaatattaactttaaacAGTTTTTGTTTCATTATGGTTTTATACTTTGGCATATAAGAATAcaatagaataatataaataatgattattttatttaataatctcATGCACTTCATTAACAAATAATAGGGAAACTATTACACCACACCCACTTTTTGTCGAAAAACTTCGTACTTATTCAAGG
Encoded here:
- the LOC134749555 gene encoding uncharacterized protein LOC134749555 isoform X1, producing the protein MSSKRKDTEPCCRRLSIFACTCAVLSLFVHTYNVGKSDFDKDSLVSVLEDGLEKKIEAYLVGVHRMKRDAMLVRKPSQSQEDNTVAPHVEFFNPKMRGELEEKDAEQMRKTGAKGPAPGGDTWVWLTSYSRVPYKVVQGFCKATQDYCPPGVQGPKGPVGLPGPKGERGDPGAPGTAGHAGSRGPVGPPGPKGERGMPGSPGLDGRDGVPGEPGLDGMSGRNGADGAPGRDGRDGIPGKDGSPGKNGKDGKDGKPGAIGPQGLRGFKGDRGPIGPKGQRGDNGRDGAPGRPGISMYKQGEQNPEKELLIPPTFAQDHTRVIVREGETLRISCNPSGKPEPGVEWRKADGSAIIQGSWRDASVSGPQLSIPHVSRWHTGRYVCLANNGLLPSANQTTDVEVYFSPFIRVHNNIAYVFNKTAKIQCEVQAWPEPVLAWETDTGTIEGARYRTEVVPTREPWRWIMKLEIHGVKEHDLKQYSCVAKNEVKNQTADGIRGNIQLLYPNRNMTMPPQEHPVDFGDPPPPPTSLDDICPVNQGHDCPTCPRCDRSKIFISPLISNMTNRPRRNTNCQLYAIGKPVYHRFKDEMFGAWLRDSNSSEAQKEKLWTTQENDVERLREYWSKARFKNDQVDQPHKLQRPFFGNGHIVYSGSFFYQANDSGKPGDIMRYDLTQSRIKFVQLPHRGGRLYTSQHNQVDFSADDNGLWAIYSLEDSNNTAVAKLSFDPNKDDLNIDYIWNISLNHKQVGEMFIVCGVLYALDSATERESKVSVAIDLYQNKQLEVSLPFTNPFRKTTQLGYDHTHKELYSWDRGNQLTYPVRERDVGQ
- the LOC134749555 gene encoding uncharacterized protein LOC134749555 isoform X2, whose product is MSSKRKDTEPCCRRLSIFACTCAVLSLFVHTYNVGKSDFDKDSLVSVLEDGLEKKIEAYLVGVHRMKRDAMLKPSQSQEDNTVAPHVEFFNPKMRGELEEKDAEQMRKTGAKGPAPGGDTWVWLTSYSRVPYKVVQGFCKATQDYCPPGVQGPKGPVGLPGPKGERGDPGAPGTAGHAGSRGPVGPPGPKGERGMPGSPGLDGRDGVPGEPGLDGMSGRNGADGAPGRDGRDGIPGKDGSPGKNGKDGKDGKPGAIGPQGLRGFKGDRGPIGPKGQRGDNGRDGAPGRPGISMYKQGEQNPEKELLIPPTFAQDHTRVIVREGETLRISCNPSGKPEPGVEWRKADGSAIIQGSWRDASVSGPQLSIPHVSRWHTGRYVCLANNGLLPSANQTTDVEVYFSPFIRVHNNIAYVFNKTAKIQCEVQAWPEPVLAWETDTGTIEGARYRTEVVPTREPWRWIMKLEIHGVKEHDLKQYSCVAKNEVKNQTADGIRGNIQLLYPNRNMTMPPQEHPVDFGDPPPPPTSLDDICPVNQGHDCPTCPRCDRSKIFISPLISNMTNRPRRNTNCQLYAIGKPVYHRFKDEMFGAWLRDSNSSEAQKEKLWTTQENDVERLREYWSKARFKNDQVDQPHKLQRPFFGNGHIVYSGSFFYQANDSGKPGDIMRYDLTQSRIKFVQLPHRGGRLYTSQHNQVDFSADDNGLWAIYSLEDSNNTAVAKLSFDPNKDDLNIDYIWNISLNHKQVGEMFIVCGVLYALDSATERESKVSVAIDLYQNKQLEVSLPFTNPFRKTTQLGYDHTHKELYSWDRGNQLTYPVRERDVGQ